A genome region from Columba livia isolate bColLiv1 breed racing homer chromosome 2, bColLiv1.pat.W.v2, whole genome shotgun sequence includes the following:
- the KIF15 gene encoding kinesin-like protein KIF15 isoform X2, with the protein METTQESVFSSVAKSVVESCMNGYNGTIFAYGQTGSGKTFTMMGPSDSDNFTHSLRGVIPRSFEYLFFLIEREKEKAGGGKSFLCKCSFIEIYNEQIFDLLDSASAGLFLREHIKKGVFVDGAVEQVLSSAAEAYQVLTMGWRNRRVASTSMNRESSRSHAVFTITVESMEKNNEIVNIRSSLLNLVDLAGSERQKDTHTEGLRLKEAGNINRSLSCLGQVITALVDVGNGKQRHICYRDSKLTFLLRDSLGGNAKTCIIANVHPGSRCFGETLSTLNFAQRAKLIKNKAVVNEDTQGNVSQLQAEVKKLKDQLAQLTSVPSMRHVSVSQGAVDEGKNNINYMSNFLEAMLFWVKSEGEKKNLLEKIAQLEDLCAKKEKFIQSNKMIVKFREDHIVRLERLHKESGGSLLPKEQNDLLSELRQELQMLREQTEQHPRIAKYAMENHNLREENKRLRSLQSVKKAQEIDAQTIAELEKAFLEASAAEKNTGGHHLYSTTVSVEGNSLASVEKLKARLLQTQSELASSKQEYEEFKELTKKEHMELQSELQSLRKANQHLENILEATKAHKRREVSQLHKLHRETLKNITTPTKAYQLRSRLVPRISPEILDYHSEDFQCSEVMDDILKEPVPPEMNEQAYEAIAEELKVAQEQLSTMQTRLDEEESKNIKLQQHINKLGHHSAQIQELLSSERNDWSKERQDLLEQIKSLEKQFQDSQSKADILKSEVYDLRIVLHSADKELSAVKSEYSAFREKQEKEMSQLSGRHMDVQFQLDSVRLEHEKILEEKASLQDDYDNLQEVAKFETDQLKQQLKDRNQEAETMKTELCNLLKLLKTEKEHNEKLTLQLQEDKENNSKELLKVLGNGQVEKPSSEMVTRCEQQEAKLQKLEQELAAAQEFIVSLKKTNDADKEVVTDLMRQIQELRSSINHKTESIDGLTRELEDINCKYNLVLAAKEESKVIIEDQEKKIEELREALERKQIADNIERDLLCEDLHHTTEQLISLTEASKKHDSLLQCAQEDITKKEALIQELKEQLHKMTEELEKRKNEYELKMKQIDCFVDSSSVTFPQCPKTPPNFDVNLVKLLETHEQEIADRRASAINLEHLVHELNEERRAKNDEILRLKEQLNELENMRLEMQILVENNRNLQSLVEAQRLSKNSDQKHPDVQYLKEKEEEIAEERLAKSKAMEEMLKIKAELEETKNTLKIKENTCLEMTLEMERTRALELKAFNEKEEIRSKLEEMYEERDRIGKEMDLLRKRVNSLTEENGKLLGHQNLNQKIQYLVKLKKDYAKLSEETEKLRIENAFLKESKKNVT; encoded by the exons ATGGAAACAACACAG GAGTCCGTGTTCTCAAGTGTGGCCAAATCTGTGGTTGAATCTTGTATGAATGGCTACAATGGAACCATCTTTGCATA tggCCAGACTGGATCAGGAAAAACCTTTACTATGATGG GACCATCTGATTCTGATAATTTCACTCACAGTCTGAGAGGCGTAATTCCACGGAGCTTtgaatacttattttttctaattgaacgtgaaaaagaaaag GCTGGCGGTGGAAAGAGTTTTCTCTGCAAATGCTCGTTTATTGAAATCTACAATGAACAGATATTTGACTTGCTAGATTCTGCTTCAGCTGGACTCTTTCTCAGAGAACACATCAAGAAGGGAGTCTTTGTTGATGGTGCTGTTGAACAGGTGTTGTCATCTGCTGCTGAAGCATACCAG GTATTAACTATGGGCTGGAGAAACCGTCGTGTAGCATCGACCTCAATGAACAGGGAGTCCTCAAGATCACATGCAGTTTTCACTATCACAGTGGAATCAATggagaaaaacaatgaaattgTTAACATTCGGTCTTCCCTGCTCAACCTGGTAGACTTGGCAGGATCTGAGAGACAGAAAGACACCCATACAGAAGGACTGAGGTTAAAG gAAGCAGGTAACATAAATCGATCACTAAGTTGCCTGGGCCAAGTAATCACAGCACTTGTTGATGTGGGTAATGGAAAACAGAGACACATTTGTTACCGGGATTCCAAGCTGACTTTCCTATTACGG gATTCCCTTGGTGGTAATGCAAAAACATGTATAATCGCCAATGTTCATCCAGGATCCAGGTGTtttggtgaaacactgtccacCCTTAATTTTGCTCAGCGAGCAAAGCTGATTAAAAACAAG GCTGTGGTAAATGAAGACACACAAGGAAATGTGAGCCAACTGCAAGCTGAGGTTAAGAAGTTGAAAGACCAGCTTGCTCAACTGACTTCAGTACCATCTATGCGTCACGTTTCTGTATCACAAG GTGCTGTTGATGAAGGGAAGAACAACATAAATTACATGAGCAACTTTCTTGAAGCAATGTTGTTCTGGGTGAAATCAGAAGGTgaaaagaag aatttattagaaaaaattgCTCAACTAGAAGATCTGTGTGCCAAGAAGGAGAAATTCATTCAGTCCAATAAAATGATAGTTAAATTCCGTGAAGACCATATCGTTCGCTTGGAGAGATTACATAAGGAGTCTGGTGGAAGTTTATTGCCAAAAGAGCAGAATGATCTTCTCAGTGAGTTGAGACAGGAATTGCAGATGCTCAGAGAACAG ACGGAACAACACCCACGAATTGCAAAGTACGCCATGGAGAACCATAACCTCAGAGAGGAGAATAAAAGACTTCGTTCTTTACAGTCAGTTAAAAAGGCCCAAGAAATTGATGCTCAGACTATTGCAGAactagaaaaagcttttttggaagcttcagctgcagagaaaaatactgGAG GTCATCATTTATATTCTACCACCGTATCAGTGGAAGGCAACTCCCTGGCATCTGTTGAAAAGCTGAAGGCACGCCTGCTACAGACTCAGAGTGAACTGGCGAGTTCAAAACAAGAATATGAAGAATTCAAAGAGCTAACCAA GAAAGAGCACATGGAACTGCAATCGGAGCTTCAATCCCTTCGGAAAGCAAACCAGCATCTTGAAAACATTCTGGAAGCAACCAAAGCACACAAGCGCCGAGAAGTATCTCAGTTACATAAACTACATAGAGAAACTCTGAAG AACATAACCACTCCAACAAAAGCTTACCAGCTAAGATCTCGCCTAGTGCCGCGAATAAGCCCAGAAATCTTGGATTACCATTCTGAAGATTTTCAGTGTTCTGAAGTGATGGATGACATTTTGAAAGAGCCAGTTCCCCCAGAGATGAATGAACAAGCATATGAGGCCATTGCTGAGGAGCTTAAAGTGGCACAG GAGCAACTGAGCACAATGCAGACAAGGCTGGatgaagaggaaagcaaaaatataaaacttCAGCAGCATATTAATAAACTGGGGCATCATTCTGCACAAATACAGGAG CTTCTTTCATCTGAAAGGAATGACTGGAGTAAAGAGCGTCAGGACCTCCTTGAACAGATAAAATCGCTTGAAAAGCAATTTCAAGACAGTCAAAGCAAGGCTGATA TATTAAAAAGTGAAGTCTACGACTTGCGCATTGTCTTGCATTCTGCAGACAAGGAGCTGTctgctgtaaaatcagaatATAGTGCCTTTagggaaaagcaagagaaagaaatgagtcAGCTTTCTGGTAGACATATGGACGTACAGTTCCAGCTGGACAGCGTCAG gCTAGAACATGAAAAGATtcttgaagaaaaagcaagcctGCAGGATGACTATGACAATTTGCAAGAAGTAGCGAAGTTTGAGACAGATCAACTGAAGCAACAACTTAAGGACAGAAACCAAGAAGCTGAAACAATGAAAACTGAGCTTTGT AACCTTTTGAAActcctgaaaacagaaaaagaacataaTGAAAAACTAACGCTACAATtacaagaagacaaagaaaacaattcAAA ggAGCTCTTGAAAGTACTTGGAAATGGTCAAGTGGAGAAACCATCCTCTGAAATGGTGACACGATGTGAGCAGCAG GAAGCAAAACTGCAGAAATTGGAACAGGAGCTGGCTGCTGCTCAAGAGTTTATTGTTTCTTTGAAGAAGACAAATGATGCAGATAAG gaagttGTAACTGACTTGATGAGACAGATCCAGGAGCTGAGGTCTTCAATTAATCACAAAACTGAATCCATAGATGGGCTGACAAGAGAGCTTGAGGATATAAAT TGCAAGTATAATCTTGTTCTGgctgcaaaagaagaaagcaaagtaaTCATAGAGGATCAAGAAAAGAAGATTGAAGAACTGAGAGAAGCTttggagagaaaacaaatagcTGATAATATTGAG AGAGACCTTTTGTGTGAAGACTTGCATCATACCACTGAGCAGCTGATAAGTCTGACAGAGGCCTCTAAGAAACATGATTCATTGCTTCAGTGTGCCCAGGAAGacataacaaagaaagaagctcTAATCCAGGAACTCAAGGAACAG TTGCACAAAATGACGGAAGaactggagaagaggaagaatgaATATGAactaaaaatgaagcaaatagATTGCTTTGTGGACTCATCTTCAGTAACATTTCCTCAG TGTCCAAAAACTCCTCCCAATTTTGATGTGAACTTGGTAAAGCTCTTGGAAACTCATGAGCAAGAAATAGCTGATCGGAGGGCTTCTGCAATAAACCTGGAGCACCTTGTACATGAACTGAATGAAGAACGAAGAGCTAAAAATGATGAAATTTTAAGGCTGAAG GAACAATTAAATGAGTTGGAGAACATGCGTCTGGAAATGCAGATATTGGTGGAGAACAACAGGAACTTACAGAGCCTTGTAGAAGCTCAGAGACTGAGCAAGAACAg TGATCAGAAACATCCTGATGTTCAGTACCtcaaagagaaagaggaggagattGCTGAGGAACGACTGGCCAAG AGTAAAGCAATGGAGGAGATGCTGAAAATCAAAGCAGA ATTAGAAGAGACCAAAAACACCCTCAAAATCAAAGAGAATACTTGTCTTGAAATGACTCTGGAGATGGAACGAACAAGAGCTTTGGAGCTGAAAgcatttaatgaaaaagaagaaattagatcAAAACTGGAGGAAATGTAtgaagaaagagacagaattGGAAAG
- the KIF15 gene encoding kinesin-like protein KIF15 isoform X1, which produces MAPGVRGDLRDSALPSLNSPSVEGDAIKVYVRVRPPSEGTVLTDGDQGLCLSVLSSNTIRLHSKPEPKIFTFDYVANMETTQESVFSSVAKSVVESCMNGYNGTIFAYGQTGSGKTFTMMGPSDSDNFTHSLRGVIPRSFEYLFFLIEREKEKAGGGKSFLCKCSFIEIYNEQIFDLLDSASAGLFLREHIKKGVFVDGAVEQVLSSAAEAYQVLTMGWRNRRVASTSMNRESSRSHAVFTITVESMEKNNEIVNIRSSLLNLVDLAGSERQKDTHTEGLRLKEAGNINRSLSCLGQVITALVDVGNGKQRHICYRDSKLTFLLRDSLGGNAKTCIIANVHPGSRCFGETLSTLNFAQRAKLIKNKAVVNEDTQGNVSQLQAEVKKLKDQLAQLTSVPSMRHVSVSQGAVDEGKNNINYMSNFLEAMLFWVKSEGEKKNLLEKIAQLEDLCAKKEKFIQSNKMIVKFREDHIVRLERLHKESGGSLLPKEQNDLLSELRQELQMLREQTEQHPRIAKYAMENHNLREENKRLRSLQSVKKAQEIDAQTIAELEKAFLEASAAEKNTGGHHLYSTTVSVEGNSLASVEKLKARLLQTQSELASSKQEYEEFKELTKKEHMELQSELQSLRKANQHLENILEATKAHKRREVSQLHKLHRETLKNITTPTKAYQLRSRLVPRISPEILDYHSEDFQCSEVMDDILKEPVPPEMNEQAYEAIAEELKVAQEQLSTMQTRLDEEESKNIKLQQHINKLGHHSAQIQELLSSERNDWSKERQDLLEQIKSLEKQFQDSQSKADILKSEVYDLRIVLHSADKELSAVKSEYSAFREKQEKEMSQLSGRHMDVQFQLDSVRLEHEKILEEKASLQDDYDNLQEVAKFETDQLKQQLKDRNQEAETMKTELCNLLKLLKTEKEHNEKLTLQLQEDKENNSKELLKVLGNGQVEKPSSEMVTRCEQQEAKLQKLEQELAAAQEFIVSLKKTNDADKEVVTDLMRQIQELRSSINHKTESIDGLTRELEDINCKYNLVLAAKEESKVIIEDQEKKIEELREALERKQIADNIERDLLCEDLHHTTEQLISLTEASKKHDSLLQCAQEDITKKEALIQELKEQLHKMTEELEKRKNEYELKMKQIDCFVDSSSVTFPQCPKTPPNFDVNLVKLLETHEQEIADRRASAINLEHLVHELNEERRAKNDEILRLKEQLNELENMRLEMQILVENNRNLQSLVEAQRLSKNSDQKHPDVQYLKEKEEEIAEERLAKSKAMEEMLKIKAELEETKNTLKIKENTCLEMTLEMERTRALELKAFNEKEEIRSKLEEMYEERDRIGKEMDLLRKRVNSLTEENGKLLGHQNLNQKIQYLVKLKKDYAKLSEETEKLRIENAFLKESKKNVT; this is translated from the exons ATGGCTCCCGGCGTGAGAg gagATTTACGTGACTCTGCATTGCCTTCGTTGAACTCACCTAG TGTTGAAGGTGATGCTATCAAAGTTTACGTAAGAGTACGTCCCCCTTCAGAGGGAACTGTGTTAACCGATGGAGATCAAGGCTTGTGTTTATCTGTTCTTTCATCAAATACCATCCGTCTGCATTCGAAGCCTGAGCCAAAGATCTTCACTTTTGATTATGTTGCAAATATGGAAACAACACAG GAGTCCGTGTTCTCAAGTGTGGCCAAATCTGTGGTTGAATCTTGTATGAATGGCTACAATGGAACCATCTTTGCATA tggCCAGACTGGATCAGGAAAAACCTTTACTATGATGG GACCATCTGATTCTGATAATTTCACTCACAGTCTGAGAGGCGTAATTCCACGGAGCTTtgaatacttattttttctaattgaacgtgaaaaagaaaag GCTGGCGGTGGAAAGAGTTTTCTCTGCAAATGCTCGTTTATTGAAATCTACAATGAACAGATATTTGACTTGCTAGATTCTGCTTCAGCTGGACTCTTTCTCAGAGAACACATCAAGAAGGGAGTCTTTGTTGATGGTGCTGTTGAACAGGTGTTGTCATCTGCTGCTGAAGCATACCAG GTATTAACTATGGGCTGGAGAAACCGTCGTGTAGCATCGACCTCAATGAACAGGGAGTCCTCAAGATCACATGCAGTTTTCACTATCACAGTGGAATCAATggagaaaaacaatgaaattgTTAACATTCGGTCTTCCCTGCTCAACCTGGTAGACTTGGCAGGATCTGAGAGACAGAAAGACACCCATACAGAAGGACTGAGGTTAAAG gAAGCAGGTAACATAAATCGATCACTAAGTTGCCTGGGCCAAGTAATCACAGCACTTGTTGATGTGGGTAATGGAAAACAGAGACACATTTGTTACCGGGATTCCAAGCTGACTTTCCTATTACGG gATTCCCTTGGTGGTAATGCAAAAACATGTATAATCGCCAATGTTCATCCAGGATCCAGGTGTtttggtgaaacactgtccacCCTTAATTTTGCTCAGCGAGCAAAGCTGATTAAAAACAAG GCTGTGGTAAATGAAGACACACAAGGAAATGTGAGCCAACTGCAAGCTGAGGTTAAGAAGTTGAAAGACCAGCTTGCTCAACTGACTTCAGTACCATCTATGCGTCACGTTTCTGTATCACAAG GTGCTGTTGATGAAGGGAAGAACAACATAAATTACATGAGCAACTTTCTTGAAGCAATGTTGTTCTGGGTGAAATCAGAAGGTgaaaagaag aatttattagaaaaaattgCTCAACTAGAAGATCTGTGTGCCAAGAAGGAGAAATTCATTCAGTCCAATAAAATGATAGTTAAATTCCGTGAAGACCATATCGTTCGCTTGGAGAGATTACATAAGGAGTCTGGTGGAAGTTTATTGCCAAAAGAGCAGAATGATCTTCTCAGTGAGTTGAGACAGGAATTGCAGATGCTCAGAGAACAG ACGGAACAACACCCACGAATTGCAAAGTACGCCATGGAGAACCATAACCTCAGAGAGGAGAATAAAAGACTTCGTTCTTTACAGTCAGTTAAAAAGGCCCAAGAAATTGATGCTCAGACTATTGCAGAactagaaaaagcttttttggaagcttcagctgcagagaaaaatactgGAG GTCATCATTTATATTCTACCACCGTATCAGTGGAAGGCAACTCCCTGGCATCTGTTGAAAAGCTGAAGGCACGCCTGCTACAGACTCAGAGTGAACTGGCGAGTTCAAAACAAGAATATGAAGAATTCAAAGAGCTAACCAA GAAAGAGCACATGGAACTGCAATCGGAGCTTCAATCCCTTCGGAAAGCAAACCAGCATCTTGAAAACATTCTGGAAGCAACCAAAGCACACAAGCGCCGAGAAGTATCTCAGTTACATAAACTACATAGAGAAACTCTGAAG AACATAACCACTCCAACAAAAGCTTACCAGCTAAGATCTCGCCTAGTGCCGCGAATAAGCCCAGAAATCTTGGATTACCATTCTGAAGATTTTCAGTGTTCTGAAGTGATGGATGACATTTTGAAAGAGCCAGTTCCCCCAGAGATGAATGAACAAGCATATGAGGCCATTGCTGAGGAGCTTAAAGTGGCACAG GAGCAACTGAGCACAATGCAGACAAGGCTGGatgaagaggaaagcaaaaatataaaacttCAGCAGCATATTAATAAACTGGGGCATCATTCTGCACAAATACAGGAG CTTCTTTCATCTGAAAGGAATGACTGGAGTAAAGAGCGTCAGGACCTCCTTGAACAGATAAAATCGCTTGAAAAGCAATTTCAAGACAGTCAAAGCAAGGCTGATA TATTAAAAAGTGAAGTCTACGACTTGCGCATTGTCTTGCATTCTGCAGACAAGGAGCTGTctgctgtaaaatcagaatATAGTGCCTTTagggaaaagcaagagaaagaaatgagtcAGCTTTCTGGTAGACATATGGACGTACAGTTCCAGCTGGACAGCGTCAG gCTAGAACATGAAAAGATtcttgaagaaaaagcaagcctGCAGGATGACTATGACAATTTGCAAGAAGTAGCGAAGTTTGAGACAGATCAACTGAAGCAACAACTTAAGGACAGAAACCAAGAAGCTGAAACAATGAAAACTGAGCTTTGT AACCTTTTGAAActcctgaaaacagaaaaagaacataaTGAAAAACTAACGCTACAATtacaagaagacaaagaaaacaattcAAA ggAGCTCTTGAAAGTACTTGGAAATGGTCAAGTGGAGAAACCATCCTCTGAAATGGTGACACGATGTGAGCAGCAG GAAGCAAAACTGCAGAAATTGGAACAGGAGCTGGCTGCTGCTCAAGAGTTTATTGTTTCTTTGAAGAAGACAAATGATGCAGATAAG gaagttGTAACTGACTTGATGAGACAGATCCAGGAGCTGAGGTCTTCAATTAATCACAAAACTGAATCCATAGATGGGCTGACAAGAGAGCTTGAGGATATAAAT TGCAAGTATAATCTTGTTCTGgctgcaaaagaagaaagcaaagtaaTCATAGAGGATCAAGAAAAGAAGATTGAAGAACTGAGAGAAGCTttggagagaaaacaaatagcTGATAATATTGAG AGAGACCTTTTGTGTGAAGACTTGCATCATACCACTGAGCAGCTGATAAGTCTGACAGAGGCCTCTAAGAAACATGATTCATTGCTTCAGTGTGCCCAGGAAGacataacaaagaaagaagctcTAATCCAGGAACTCAAGGAACAG TTGCACAAAATGACGGAAGaactggagaagaggaagaatgaATATGAactaaaaatgaagcaaatagATTGCTTTGTGGACTCATCTTCAGTAACATTTCCTCAG TGTCCAAAAACTCCTCCCAATTTTGATGTGAACTTGGTAAAGCTCTTGGAAACTCATGAGCAAGAAATAGCTGATCGGAGGGCTTCTGCAATAAACCTGGAGCACCTTGTACATGAACTGAATGAAGAACGAAGAGCTAAAAATGATGAAATTTTAAGGCTGAAG GAACAATTAAATGAGTTGGAGAACATGCGTCTGGAAATGCAGATATTGGTGGAGAACAACAGGAACTTACAGAGCCTTGTAGAAGCTCAGAGACTGAGCAAGAACAg TGATCAGAAACATCCTGATGTTCAGTACCtcaaagagaaagaggaggagattGCTGAGGAACGACTGGCCAAG AGTAAAGCAATGGAGGAGATGCTGAAAATCAAAGCAGA ATTAGAAGAGACCAAAAACACCCTCAAAATCAAAGAGAATACTTGTCTTGAAATGACTCTGGAGATGGAACGAACAAGAGCTTTGGAGCTGAAAgcatttaatgaaaaagaagaaattagatcAAAACTGGAGGAAATGTAtgaagaaagagacagaattGGAAAG